In Limisalsivibrio acetivorans, one genomic interval encodes:
- a CDS encoding MgtC/SapB family protein produces MLLSFSLGLLIGLERGWKEISEHEHYPILGIRTFGLIGLFGGLTGFLGEIHNSPLIPGLGLSAFIILIIAAHFKECGHDSEIGLTTSMAAIVTFTLGILPPMGYTTEASAFAVLTMVLLSVKPYLYDIVKKIEAAEIHAAMKMLLISVVLLPVLPNEGYGPWNALNPYELWLLVVLITGISFAGYFAVRIAGPGKGFLITGLLGGFVSSTALTLSFARLGRKYNLKNVLAAGVLIACGTMFPRMIIEVSVVNTALLPKVVPALVVTGVGIYAGMLLFAFSGTRSKKAEDEDIPLHNPFQIAPALQFAALLALIMLLSEASTQWFGETGLYILSFLSGLTDVDAITLSVAKMSIESIDHRTATFAIMIAAATNTLVKGLLVLFIGGKEMGLRVLGVFTASLLLGGSVVLFF; encoded by the coding sequence GTGCTCCTCTCCTTCTCCCTCGGTCTGCTGATAGGTTTGGAACGTGGATGGAAGGAGATAAGCGAACACGAGCATTATCCGATTCTGGGGATCCGCACCTTTGGTCTTATAGGTCTGTTCGGCGGGTTGACGGGCTTTCTGGGCGAGATACACAACAGCCCGCTTATACCCGGACTGGGTCTTTCAGCCTTCATAATCCTTATCATAGCTGCCCACTTCAAGGAGTGCGGCCATGACAGCGAAATAGGGCTTACAACCTCCATGGCCGCCATTGTAACCTTCACCCTCGGCATCCTGCCCCCCATGGGCTACACCACCGAGGCATCCGCCTTTGCAGTGCTGACTATGGTCCTGCTGAGTGTTAAACCCTACCTCTACGACATAGTGAAAAAGATCGAAGCGGCGGAGATACACGCCGCCATGAAGATGCTTCTCATATCCGTTGTTCTGCTCCCCGTTCTGCCGAACGAAGGCTACGGACCATGGAACGCCCTCAATCCATATGAGCTGTGGCTCCTTGTTGTCCTGATAACGGGCATATCCTTTGCGGGATATTTCGCTGTTCGCATTGCCGGTCCCGGGAAGGGTTTTCTCATAACCGGACTTCTGGGAGGCTTCGTCTCCTCCACAGCATTAACACTGAGCTTTGCCAGACTCGGGAGAAAGTACAATCTGAAGAATGTCTTAGCCGCAGGGGTACTCATAGCCTGCGGAACGATGTTCCCAAGGATGATCATTGAGGTTTCGGTGGTTAACACAGCCCTTCTGCCCAAGGTTGTACCCGCACTGGTGGTTACCGGTGTAGGGATATATGCAGGTATGCTCCTTTTCGCCTTTTCGGGTACAAGGTCGAAGAAGGCGGAGGATGAGGACATCCCCCTTCACAACCCTTTTCAGATAGCACCCGCACTTCAGTTCGCCGCCCTGCTTGCCCTTATAATGCTGCTCTCCGAGGCGAGTACACAATGGTTTGGTGAAACGGGTCTTTATATCCTCTCCTTCCTTTCAGGGCTGACAGATGTAGACGCCATAACCCTTTCGGTGGCCAAGATGTCCATAGAATCCATTGACCACAGAACAGCCACATTCGCAATCATGATAGCGGCGGCTACCAATACGCTTGTGAAGGGTCTTCTCGTTCTTTTCATAGGGGGTAAGGAGATGGGGCTCAGGGTTCTGGGCGTATTCACCGCATCCCTGCTTCTAGGCGGGAGTGTTGTCCTCTTTTTCTGA
- a CDS encoding sensor domain-containing diguanylate cyclase, producing MSDFKNIHESLLENLYDGVYYVDMDMRITYWNRAAERITGYRRDEVLGKRCSDNILRHIDCRGVELCVEGCPLGETLKDGETREANVSLHHKAGYRLPVAVRISPMLDEAGNIAGAVEIFTDSSRQMDLLLEVEKLRDENVRDPLTGVGNRRYADIILNSKRDEYLRSSVPFGVLFIDIDHFKSVNDTWGHDTGDCVLEIVSSSMSYALREMDVLCRWGGEEFIAIIPNADDSVLGNVAERLRFSVEKSWLDMPDDSLLFVTVSIGGTIYRKGEELSDTLKRADDAMYSAKDSGRNCIKII from the coding sequence ATGTCTGATTTTAAGAATATCCATGAAAGTCTTCTTGAAAACCTCTATGACGGCGTATACTACGTGGACATGGATATGAGGATAACCTACTGGAACAGAGCTGCTGAAAGGATTACCGGATACAGGCGTGATGAGGTTCTGGGCAAGAGGTGCTCCGATAACATACTTCGCCATATCGACTGCCGAGGTGTGGAGCTGTGTGTTGAGGGCTGCCCTCTCGGAGAGACCCTTAAGGACGGAGAAACAAGAGAGGCAAACGTAAGCCTGCACCATAAGGCTGGGTATCGTCTCCCCGTGGCGGTGCGTATCTCCCCTATGCTTGATGAAGCAGGGAATATAGCCGGTGCTGTTGAGATATTTACGGACAGTTCCAGACAGATGGATCTCCTCCTTGAGGTGGAGAAGCTGAGGGATGAGAATGTTCGTGATCCCCTCACGGGTGTCGGTAACAGGAGATACGCTGATATAATCCTCAACTCAAAGAGGGATGAATACCTGCGCAGTTCGGTTCCCTTCGGTGTGCTTTTCATAGACATAGATCATTTCAAAAGTGTGAACGATACATGGGGGCATGATACAGGCGACTGTGTCCTTGAAATTGTGAGCAGCTCCATGAGCTACGCCCTGCGGGAGATGGATGTACTATGCCGCTGGGGGGGCGAGGAGTTTATTGCGATTATCCCAAATGCGGACGATTCCGTCCTTGGAAACGTTGCAGAGAGGCTCCGTTTCTCTGTGGAGAAGAGCTGGCTCGACATGCCAGATGACTCTTTACTTTTTGTTACCGTATCCATTGGGGGAACTATCTACAGGAAGGGTGAGGAGCTCTCTGATACCCTTAAAAGAGCGGATGATGCTATGTATTCCGCCAAGGATAGTGGACGCAACTGCATAAAGATCATCTAG
- a CDS encoding NAD(P)/FAD-dependent oxidoreductase, with the protein MSEKSVKKVVIVGGGFVGLNAAKILGGRNDVEVTLIDKKNHHLFQPLLYQVAMAGLSPAEIAVPIRSILAEHRNIQVIQDEVTGIDRENSKVETKGSAYYFDYLILACGARHSYFGNDEWEKNAPGLKTLEQATEIRRRVLSAFEEAEKTDDRDKQRRLLTFVVVGGGPTGVELAGAIGEMSRYTLARDFRNIDAKLTRVILLEGGDGILPSFSPKLTSWAVRAMEELGVQVWTKSMVTCIDEEGVSVGNERIECATVLWAAGVSGSELGRNAGLEVDRACKVKVNPDLSIPGHTNIFAAGDMASCIGENAKPLPGIAPVAMQQGNYLGELIISELDGKKRRNFVYKDKGQMATIGRSRAITEMGRIKLTGFSAWAAWLLVHIYYLAGFRNRFAVVSQWAWSYLTFRRGARLILGKDWRFYK; encoded by the coding sequence ATGTCAGAAAAAAGCGTGAAGAAAGTGGTTATAGTCGGCGGCGGTTTTGTGGGGCTTAATGCGGCCAAAATACTTGGCGGCAGAAATGATGTTGAGGTTACTCTCATAGACAAAAAGAATCATCACCTCTTCCAGCCCCTCCTTTACCAGGTTGCCATGGCAGGGCTGAGTCCTGCTGAGATAGCTGTACCCATACGCAGTATTCTGGCAGAACATAGAAACATACAGGTAATTCAGGACGAGGTTACTGGTATAGATAGAGAGAACTCGAAGGTGGAGACAAAGGGGAGCGCATACTACTTCGATTACCTTATCCTCGCCTGCGGTGCGAGGCATTCGTATTTCGGCAATGACGAATGGGAGAAGAACGCACCCGGACTAAAGACCCTTGAGCAAGCCACGGAGATACGCCGAAGAGTGCTCAGCGCATTTGAGGAGGCGGAGAAGACCGACGACAGGGATAAACAGCGCAGACTGCTCACCTTTGTTGTGGTAGGCGGAGGTCCAACGGGTGTTGAGCTTGCCGGAGCCATCGGCGAGATGAGCCGCTACACACTCGCCAGAGACTTCCGTAATATCGATGCGAAGCTCACAAGGGTCATACTATTGGAGGGGGGTGACGGCATACTCCCCTCTTTCAGCCCGAAGCTTACATCATGGGCCGTTCGGGCCATGGAGGAGCTGGGTGTTCAGGTATGGACGAAGAGCATGGTTACCTGCATCGATGAGGAGGGAGTCAGCGTAGGTAATGAGCGTATCGAATGCGCAACGGTCCTCTGGGCGGCTGGCGTTTCAGGGAGCGAGCTTGGCAGAAATGCGGGGCTTGAGGTGGATAGGGCGTGCAAGGTGAAGGTTAACCCGGATCTGAGCATACCGGGGCATACGAACATATTCGCCGCCGGGGATATGGCCTCCTGCATCGGCGAGAACGCAAAACCTCTCCCCGGCATAGCACCCGTTGCCATGCAACAGGGGAACTATCTCGGTGAGCTGATTATAAGCGAACTCGACGGTAAGAAACGAAGGAACTTCGTCTATAAGGATAAGGGGCAGATGGCCACCATAGGAAGGAGCCGTGCCATAACGGAGATGGGCAGAATCAAGCTCACCGGATTCAGCGCATGGGCCGCCTGGCTTCTGGTTCACATATACTATCTGGCAGGATTCAGAAACCGCTTCGCCGTGGTATCCCAGTGGGCATGGTCCTACCTCACCTTCCGCAGGGGAGCCAGGCTCATCCTCGGCAAGGACTGGCGTTTCTACAAATAG
- the thpR gene encoding RNA 2',3'-cyclic phosphodiesterase produces the protein MRAFIAADIPEETVKTFPDVKGLKRYGRISPVRGENIHITLFFLGEIDEDEALIAGACMEGAEPESFAVNLSGVSWFTKQKKPSVVFVEGESERLSEYRERLGKLLHTEGFSPDKKPFVPHATLARVRSIDARKGFMDELQRITEGFEPSSFTLPSLTLYRSDMNDKGVCYTPLKSITLS, from the coding sequence ATGAGAGCATTCATCGCTGCGGACATTCCCGAGGAAACCGTTAAGACTTTCCCCGATGTTAAGGGGCTAAAACGCTATGGACGCATATCACCTGTCAGGGGAGAGAATATCCATATCACTCTATTCTTTCTGGGTGAGATAGACGAAGACGAAGCACTCATCGCCGGAGCGTGCATGGAGGGGGCTGAGCCTGAGAGCTTCGCAGTAAACCTTAGCGGAGTGTCGTGGTTCACCAAACAGAAGAAGCCCTCTGTGGTCTTTGTTGAGGGTGAATCAGAGCGGTTATCAGAATACAGGGAAAGACTGGGAAAGCTGCTCCACACCGAGGGATTCTCACCGGATAAAAAGCCCTTTGTTCCCCACGCCACACTTGCCAGAGTGCGAAGCATAGATGCCCGAAAGGGCTTTATGGATGAGCTGCAAAGAATTACCGAAGGTTTTGAGCCATCATCATTCACACTCCCCTCCCTAACCCTGTACAGAAGCGATATGAATGATAAAGGGGTCTGCTACACACCCCTGAAGAGTATCACCCTCAGCTGA
- a CDS encoding pyridoxal phosphate-dependent aminotransferase, with the protein MDRLENVTPFIVMDIVRKAGEIEDAIHFEVGQPDISPSEKVFDALHEAIEKRSFPYTESLGIRPLREKIAGFYKNRYGVDVSPDRILLTVGTSGAFLIAYSILMNSGDRLAFTDPSYPCYKNFSNIMDIEPVMIPVDSSTNYQLTVDMLKEKENIKAVQISSPANPTGNIYTGENLKELTKYCDENGIAFISDEIYHGLVYEDEPEHTALELSDEAIVINGFSKYFCMPGIRLGWMIMPERLVRRAEIVMQNLFISAPVLSQLGAMGAFDEIFLRDYKEEYRRRRDYLYGELKEMFPIDAKPQGAFYIWADISEYSNDSYAFCMELLEETGVAVTPGVDFGSNETNKYIRFAYTRNIDHMAEGIRRLKEYLKNR; encoded by the coding sequence ATGGATAGACTGGAAAATGTTACACCATTCATCGTTATGGACATCGTCCGCAAAGCGGGTGAGATTGAGGATGCGATCCACTTTGAAGTGGGCCAGCCCGACATAAGCCCTTCGGAAAAGGTATTTGACGCACTGCATGAGGCGATTGAAAAACGCTCATTCCCATATACTGAGAGCCTCGGCATTCGCCCACTTCGGGAGAAGATCGCAGGCTTCTACAAAAACCGGTACGGAGTTGATGTGTCCCCCGACAGGATTCTGCTCACCGTGGGAACCTCCGGCGCATTCCTTATCGCCTATTCCATACTGATGAACAGCGGTGACCGCCTCGCCTTCACCGATCCATCCTATCCCTGTTACAAAAATTTCTCGAATATCATGGACATAGAGCCGGTGATGATACCCGTGGACAGCTCGACAAACTACCAGCTCACGGTAGATATGCTCAAGGAAAAGGAGAACATCAAGGCTGTACAGATCTCATCACCCGCAAACCCCACAGGTAACATATACACCGGCGAAAACCTGAAGGAGCTTACAAAATACTGCGATGAGAATGGTATAGCCTTTATTTCCGACGAGATATACCACGGGCTGGTATACGAGGACGAACCGGAGCACACAGCCCTTGAGCTGAGCGATGAGGCCATTGTAATAAACGGGTTCAGTAAATACTTCTGCATGCCCGGGATTCGTCTCGGATGGATGATAATGCCCGAAAGACTCGTTCGCAGGGCGGAGATAGTCATGCAAAACCTCTTTATCTCCGCACCAGTGCTGAGTCAACTGGGCGCCATGGGAGCCTTCGACGAGATCTTTCTAAGAGACTACAAGGAGGAGTACCGCCGCAGGAGGGACTACCTCTACGGGGAGCTTAAGGAAATGTTCCCCATCGATGCGAAGCCACAGGGAGCCTTCTATATATGGGCGGACATATCCGAATATTCCAACGACAGCTACGCCTTCTGCATGGAACTGCTGGAGGAAACAGGCGTCGCTGTCACCCCCGGGGTGGATTTCGGCTCCAACGAGACAAATAAATACATACGCTTCGCCTACACCCGCAACATCGACCACATGGCAGAGGGTATAAGAAGGCTGAAGGAGTACCTCAAAAACCGATGA
- a CDS encoding YkgJ family cysteine cluster protein, which produces MDRYRRLRETALVLFRKCRESECLSMGMRSYADLADELKPAGGEGKPDCRKGCSHCCVVHVTVLVPEAYSLASWAHENCGRDFYEKLKEQAARLRWVEEEDRPLMYTPCIFLGEEGECTVHPIRPLLCRGVTSLSEKMCRDAIAMSALGEPISVVMDLVQREHYDKAFKSAAEGIEKAGGDARGYELTWAVLKAYEAILSEKEDNTPA; this is translated from the coding sequence ATGGACAGATACAGAAGGCTTAGAGAGACAGCACTGGTGCTATTCAGGAAATGTCGTGAGAGCGAATGCCTTAGCATGGGTATGCGCAGTTATGCGGACCTCGCCGATGAGCTTAAACCGGCAGGAGGGGAGGGGAAGCCGGACTGTAGGAAGGGGTGTTCCCACTGTTGCGTTGTCCATGTCACAGTTCTTGTCCCGGAGGCTTACTCCCTCGCTTCATGGGCCCATGAAAACTGCGGTAGAGATTTTTATGAAAAGCTCAAGGAGCAGGCGGCGAGGCTTCGCTGGGTGGAGGAAGAGGACAGGCCCCTTATGTACACACCCTGCATTTTCCTTGGAGAGGAGGGTGAGTGTACCGTTCATCCCATAAGGCCTCTGCTCTGCCGTGGTGTCACCTCATTGAGCGAGAAGATGTGCAGGGACGCCATAGCGATGTCCGCCCTTGGTGAGCCTATCTCAGTAGTGATGGATCTGGTTCAGAGGGAGCACTACGACAAGGCTTTCAAGTCCGCAGCCGAAGGGATAGAAAAAGCTGGCGGTGATGCCAGGGGCTATGAGCTTACCTGGGCCGTCCTTAAGGCATATGAAGCAATCCTTTCAGAAAAAGAGGACAACACTCCCGCCTAG